The Balneolaceae bacterium genome segment CGTGAAGGGCCCAGAGCGGTGCGTCCTCCACCCGGTGGCGGGTCACGATGGTGGGACCGTAGTTGCCCTGCTGGTCGTGGTCGGCAAGGTAAGCGATCTCCCCCCTGCCAAAGGCATAAACCGGCGCTCCGGCCCGGGTCCACAAGTCGATGCCCATGTGGATGTTACGCCGTCCCTCGTACTGGGGGGCCAGGTACATGTTCCTGCGCTTCTCGTTGTAGCGGCCAATGGCCCACGGCAATTCGCGAATGAAGGAAATATTACGTCTTTGTCCCAGATCAAGCACCGGCGCATCCCCCGGCATCTTCATGACACGATGAAAGGCCCGTTCCCGGAGATCTTGCTCGCTCATTCGATTTTCTTGTCGATGTAATCGGAGTTCATGATGCCCAGGGCGCCCATGTACTTCATGCGGAAGCGGATGAAATCACCCACCTGGTAGCCCGCCTGGTTGTCGCCCACGTCCAGGATCAGCATGTCGGAACTGGCGTCGGCAATGGTCACATCTTCGTGAACGTTGATCAGGTATTCGGGATTGATATCCAGGTAACCAATATCGAGAATGGCGCGGTAGGAGGTCTCCCCCAGCTTATCCTCGTCCACCTGGTGCGTCTGCCCCTGGGGGTTGGCGCCCAGCTCCCCGCTGGGCATCTTGGGCTTATCGGCTATTTCGATAATCTGCGTATACAACTCCATCACCCCCGCCTCCATACCCTCGATGGTGCCGCCCGTATAGAGGTCGCGTCCAAAGAAAAGGGACTCGCCCACACGAAAGTGGTTGATGCCGCTGGGAAGCTGATTGCGCAACAGCAGGGGGATGGTCACACTTGTGCCGCCCGAAACCAGCGGGATGGACTTGTTGAAACGCAGTTCGATGATCTGCTTGTAGAGGGAGAGCTGGATAAGCTTGTCCTCGTCGGGCATCACCCCGTACATGCAGTTCAGGTTGGTGCCAATGCCGATCACCTCGATGGCGGGCAATTCAAACACCTTCTCGTAAAAGTCGATGAGGTTGTCCCGGATCACCCCCTCCCGCAGATCGCCCATCTCGATCATGATGATCACCTTGTGGACGGTGTCCTGCCGTTGCGCCTCTTCGGAGAGGGCGTGCAGGGTGGCCAGCTCGGTATTGAGGCTGGCGTCGGCGTAGCGGACCACCTCCTCCACGGTGTCACGGGGCGGGGGCTTGATGTAGATGGTCATCACCTCCGGGTCAATCTCCTTGATGCGCCGCAGGTTGCTGACCCGCGAGTCGTGCATCTCGCCAATACCCAGTTCGGCTACCTCCCGAAGAGAGGCCTCATTGCCGCAGAGCAGCTTGGTGGTGATGCCCCATTTGATGTCGTTCTCCTTGAACAGCTCGTCCAGGAAACGGTAGTTGTGGCGCAACTTGTCGCGATAGAGTTTCAGATAGGCCATACCCTACTTGCTATGCCTGTATTCCAGATACTTGTTGGTGAAGTCGTACTTCTCGTAAAGGTGGCGCGCCGGGTTGTCGTGCTCCACGTGCAGCGCCACGTCGCCTTCGGTGCGTTCCAGTATACGCTCCATCATGCGGCTGCCCACCCCCTGCCCCCGGTAGTCGCCGTGTGTGGCAATATAGACCAGGATATGCTCGGGGATGTAGCCACCCATGTTGGTGTCGTTAATCACGACGGCGCCGACCAGCTGCTTCCCGTCGGAGGCCACCAGCACGAAGCCGTCCTGGCCGTTCTCCTCCCCGTAGGCGTAGGCGATGGAGGCGAGAATGTGTTCGCGGGCATCCCCGAACTCGTCGAGGTGCTCATATAGAAAATCGGCGATCTGGTCCCTGGTAAAAGGCACCTCGCCGCTCTCTTCGCTGTTGATAATATGCAAGTCAATCATAGGCGGGTCTTGTGATTCGGTTAACGGGATCAATGGATGCGTTCCTGCCTCACGATCGCCGGCCTGGGAAGAGCAGGGAAACCGATACGAATACGATGGCCGACACGGCAATACCGAAGACGTTGGCGTCCAGTCCCAGCGGAAGCTGCTGTAAAAACACCTGGAGGCAGACCGTAGTTCCTCCCCCCATGACCATGGCGGCGATGGCGCCTGCGGGGCTGCTTTTGGGCCAGTAGAGAGCGCCCAGGATGGGAACGAAGAGCCCGGATACCATGAAGGCGTAGGAATAGAGCATCAGGTTGAGCACGCTCTCCATGGCGCTGGCAATCAGCAGCGCGGCAACGCCGAGTACCAGGGTGGTCACCTGCGAGAACCGGAGGAAGGAGGTGCTGTCGGGATCCACGTCCCGGAAAAAGCCGATAATGTCCGTGACCACATTGCCTGAGGCCGCCATCAGGCAGCTGTCGGCCGTCGACAGTATGGCCGAGAAGTACGCGCTCATCATAATGCCCATCAGTCCCACGGGCAGCACGGTGCGAAGCAGCATGGGAAGTCCCGTCTCGGGGTCAGTTTCAGCGATATTGGCGGCACCCAGGTAATCAAACATGCCCTGTGCGGCGCCCACCTTGGCGAAGAGTCCCAATGACACCCCCATAAAGGCCATCACAGGCCACTCGAACAGGCCGGCCATATACCAGGCGCGCTTGGCCGTCTTCTCGTCGCGGCAGGCGTAGATGCGCTGGTATAGGGTCATGCCCACAAACCAGATGGGAATAATGGTGGCTCCCCAGTAGACCACGCGCTGCCAGGTCATGTTACCCAGGGAAAGCATGGAGGGGTCCACCGCCGCCTGGATGGCCTCCCATCCGCCCACGGCGCTATAGGAGATGGGAATGCCGATGAAGACCAGTCCCACCATCAGCAGTCCCCACTGGATGGTGTCGGTGTAGATGACGGCCTTGAGCCCGCCCATAACGGTGTAGATTACGGCGACCGAGCCCATGATGATGAGCGCAGTCTGCAGATCGAGATTGGCGAAGGTGCCGTTGGCCAGCTTGGCGCCCGCCAGGATCTGCGAGCTGGTAAATCCGGCGTATCCCACAGCGGAGATGATGCCGGCCACCAGGGCCACCCTGGCATTGAAGTAGTGTTCGAAGACCTGCGGAAAGGTAAGGGCCTTGTCAAAGGCCGGGTTGCCCTTGACCTTGGGAATGAGCAGCACGGCCGCCATCCAGGCGCCCAGCAGGCCGGTGAAGAGCATCCAGGAACCCGAAAGTCCCAGGGTGAAACCCAGTCCCCCGAGTCCGATGGAAAAACCTCCGCCCACGTCTGTGGCCACCACGGAAAGTCCCACGTGGAGGCTGCTCATGTTGCGTCCCCCCACGTAATAGTCGTCGGCCCCCTTGTTCCTGTGCAGAAAGAAATAACCGAAGCCCAGCATCCCGATCATGTACAGGATGAAGATGGACAGGTCGATCCAGTGCATGTGGAAAGAAGCCGCTTAGCTTGTGATTTCCGCTAATGAAAAACCCTTGAGCGTCTGTCGCACCCAAGGGTTGATTGCACAAAATATAGGCCTATTACGTTCGAATTGCCAACGGGGAGGGCAGCCTCCGCGCCTGCGGCCCGGCGGCCTGTCACCAGAGCCGCTCCATCTGGTCGGGATCGCCGGGAAAGCCGGCGGGTACGGCTTCCTCCTTGCCTTCGGTACGGGATTCGGGAAGCTGCTGATTCCTTTTTTCTGGCCGCCCGTCATCCTTTTCCGGGCTCCGGCCGTTTCCAGGGCCGGTATCCCCGCTGCGGCCGGCCTGCGTGGGAGGCGGCGAGGTGGCGTATCGGGCCGGGCGGAGCCGTTCGATGTCGGAGAGGGAAATGGCGTCGGGTCGGTCGGAAAGACTGAGCGCACCCAGGTGGTAGGCACCCTCCTGCAGAAGGATCTTCGCGGTGCGAATGGGTCCGCGTACCTCGGCGCCGCTAAGGATCGTGACCTTGCGGGCAGCCTCCACCTCGCCACGCACATGGCCCTCCACCACCACTTCGTCAGGCGAGGAGATGGATCCCTTGAATGAGGTGTGTTTGTCGAAATAGGTGCAGTCTTCCTTCACACTGACCTCTAGACCAAATTAGCTGTAGTCACCGGCTACTCCTTTTTCCGCAGCCTACTTCGCGTTTTCTTCCGCCGCCACCTGTCGGGCGGCCGGGCGTCAGGGCTGCTGGTTCATCGCGCAGACCAGGGTATTTGCGTTGCCCATGTCAATTCCGATGGGAACGCCCTGATCGATCTGCCGCGAGGTATTGATGCAGTATCCGTTGACGGCCATTTTCTCAGGCTCGTCTGTAATCTGAACGTTGAGGATGCCTTCGAACTGCGAGGAGATTTGGCTGGTAAGCTCGTTGAAATAGGCCCCGCCTCCCACGATGTACATCTTCGAGCAGTCCTCGAAGTCGGAGTCCTCGAAGGCGTTGGCCACGGCCGGGCGCACGATGTTCTCGTAATAGGACTTCAGTACGCGCTGGCGCAGGGCGGTCAGGTCGACCATACGCTTGTTGATGTTGATGCGCCCGTTCTGGAAGGCGTTGTTGAGCTGGTGCTCAGTCTTGAAACCAAGGTAGTGGTTTTTCTGGAGCTCCTCCTTCATCATGTTGATGGCGTAGCGCAGACCCCGCGCGCTGGTTGCCGTCCGGCGGATGATGCCGTTGGGGGTGCTGAGCACGCCCTCCATGGACCCGTAGCCGAGACTTAGGATAAAGAAGTTGTTCTTTTCGGCCACCGGGCCGTGGCGCAGGGCGATGATGCCGCCCGCCACTTCAGGAATGACATAGACGTTATCAACGTTTACTGTCACCACCTGACGGCCCATGCCGTCGCCCCTCTTGAAGGTGGAACTGTCGTAGGAAATGTCGTAGGAGCGGGTCAGCTTCTGCTTGGCCGAATCCTTGTGCAGCTGGAACATTTCGAAGGGGAATCCCATTGTAAAGGAAAAATTGCTGCCCGCCTTGCTCTGGGCAACCAGCAGGGCGGCCCGGAGCATGACCTCAAAGTCAAGTTCGCCGGGTGCGCAGTTGATGAGCCGGTGAGGGGACAGCCCTTCCTTGAGGGCCAAGTTTCCGACCATATAGGACTCTTCCTGGTACTCGATCTTGAGTCCGTCCAGAAGGGTGTTGCTTACCCCGTTCAGCTGTGCCCTGGTTGACTCAAATACACTGGGAAACGAAGAAATATCTACCATTTTATTTTTATTTTATTCACCGGTGCCCGTTTGGGACCTTTTAAAGCTTGGTTATAATAACAAATTTTTTCGTGAAAAAGCCACTAATTCGCCCAACCCGTACAAATACGTACCTTTCGGCCTGGGCCGCGGCGGCGTGGCACCCCCGCCGCCGACCTTCGAATCCTCGCTGCAACCCCTAAGCAAATTATCTTATAAATGATTACCAGCCAAGAAGCCACACAACTCGAAGACAAGTACGGCGCGCACAACTATCACCCGCTGCCCGTGGTCCTCTCCCGCGGAGAGGGGGTTCATGTGTGGGACCCGGAGGGCAACCGCTACTACGATTTCCTATCGGCTTACTCGGCCGTCAACCAGGGACATGGCCATCCCAGGGTGGTGCAGGCCCTCACCGAACAGGCCGGACAGCTCTCCCTCACCTCCCGCGCCTTCTACAACGACCGCCTGGGGGCCTATGAGAAGTACATGAGCGATTATTTCGGCTACGACAAGCTGCTGCCGATGAATACCGGCGCGGAGGGCGTGGAGACAGCCATCAAGCTCTGCCGTAAGTGGGCCTACCAGAAAAAGGGCATTCCCGAAGGCAAGGCCAAGATCATCGTGGCCGACGGCAACTTCCACGGGCGCACGGTCACTATTATCTCCTTTTCCAACGACCCGCTGGCCCGAGACGAATTCGGCCCCTATACCCCGGGTTTTGAATCCATCCCCTATAACGACCTGGACGCACTGGAGGAGGCGCTGAAGGACGATCACGTGGCCGGTTTTATGGTGGAACCCATCCAGGGCGAGGCCGGCGTGGTGGTCCCCGACGAGGGCTACCTTAAAGGGGCCGAAGAGCTCTGCCGGGAGCACAACGTGCTGCTCATCGCCGACGAAATCCAGACCGGACTGGCGCGCACAGGCAAGAGGCTGTGCGTGGACCACGAGGACGTACGTCCCGATATGATCATTCTCGGCAAAGCCCTCTCGGGCGGCGCCTATCCCGTTTCGGCGGTCATGGCCGACAATGAGATCATGAACTGCATCAAACCGGGCGAACACGGCTCCACCTACGGGGGCAACCCCCTGGCCTGCGCGGTCGCCATTGCGGCCCTGGACGTGCTGCGCGACGAGAACCTGGCCGAAAACGCCGAAAAGCTGGGTAAGATTTTCCGAAGCGAGATGCAGAAACTGGTGGACGATATCGACCTGCTCAAGCTGGTGCGCGGCAAGGGCCTGCTGAACGCCGTGGTCATCAACGACAGCCCGGACAGCGACACCGCATGGAACATCTGCGTACAGCTCAAGGAAAACGGCATGCTGGCCAAACCCACCCACGGCAACATCATCCGCTTCGCCCCTCCCCTGGTGATGACCGAGGAGCAGCTTCACGACTGCGTCTCCATCATCGAGAAGACGTTCCGGGAATACGGGGGCTGAGCCTTACCCTTCCCTCTTCAATCCAAGCGGCCTTTCCGGCATTCTCCGGGGAGGCCGCTTTTTTTACGCCCGGCCGCGCCGGTCACACACCGTACCTAATATAATGGATCAGGCGCCGTCTGTTTTCGGACTAGCTCCGTACGAAGTCCTCAAGGAACCCGTAGTCATGGTTATCCGCGGCCCTTAAGGCACGAATGTAGCGCTTTCGCACTTCTCCCGGACCATCCAGGTTGCCCGATCCCCAGGAAAAGGGACTGAGGCCCCACCACCGCTCAAGTATGTGATCGGATACGAGCCGTGCATGTCGCCCATTGCCGTTCGGAAAGGCATGGATGTAAACCAGCCTGTGATGAAAACATACGACTATTTTATCCGGCCTGAAGGATTCATGCTCTTTCCAGTAGGCCAGGTCATCCAATAGTTCTCGCAGCGCTACAGGAATTTGAGGCCAATCTATGCCAATATTCTTGTTGCTTCGGCGATAGTTTCCTGCCCAATCCCACACCTTGCCAAACATTTTCCGGTGCAGCGTGCGCAAAAAATTTTCATCCAGCTCCGCTGGTCCACGCTTCCTAGACAGCCAACGATGTGCTTCCAGAATATTCCTGTGTTCCCAGATGTTCAGCTCCTCACGTGTTGTGATATGCGATAACCTGAGTCTTTCCTTTTCGTCAGGCTCAAGCGGTGTTGCCCCGTCAGGATGTTCTGTCCCCATTTATTCGCTCCAAAAGGTAGCAGGCTCTTCCACCAGGATCTGGTCAATGTGATCCTTCAACGCCCTTTCCAGCTCATCATCACCCAGACCTTGTTCCTCCAACTTCATGGAGTGGTCCGTCCTGTTCATGCGTTTCAAGGCGATCTTTCTGGCTTGCTCGCGAACCAGATCTTCCAGCGTGGATTTCGGTACAAAACCGTAGACAAAGGTTACCCCCAGAGCATCCGCAATTTTCTCCAGCGTCGATATCTTAATTTCTCGCCTGGCTTCGGCCGATTCTATGCGCGATATCCTTGACTGGTCAAGGTCAGCGCGATCCGCCAGATCGTAGGTAGACATGCCAAGACTTTCACGTATGGTTTTGATCCAGCCTCTTTCTGGCACTGGAAGCTGCAGTAACGGCTTCAACTTTTTCAACTTCTGATCCAGCTGTTCACGGATAAGCTTTTTGTCCCAATAATCCATAAAGATGATATATCTACCATTGTTTTTATATTTATTAATGATAAATATAACATTAATATATGAAATTTCAATGATATTTATAGCATTATCAGAGGACGTCTGCACCAGAGCTTATTAAAGGAGGGGGTACTATGCCCACAATAAAAAAAGGCAGCTCGCCGTGTGACGAACTGCCTTGGATCAGTGGCGGGGGCAGGATTCGAACCTGCGACCTTCGGGTTATGAGCCCGACGAGCTACCAGCTGCTCCACCCCGCGATGTAGATGCCTAAGATACGGCCCCTTCCGGGTACTTGTCAATAATTATCTGGAGAATTCTGGCCCTCTCCTTTGAAAACGAGGAGGAAAAATTATACCATTCCTCTCCTCTCCGAACCGCAACGCCAAAAACATTCACACACCATGTCCGCCGACGAGCTCATTCATCCCCGGAACGTCCACGAAATCCTGAACCGGCACATCCTGACGGACGGCTACGACATCGTACTCGACCTGCAGAAGAGCAAGGGCATGATGCTGCACGACGCGCGCAGCGGCAAGGAGTACCTGGACCTGTTCACCTTCTTCGCCTCCAACCCGCTGGGCATGAACCACCCGGCCCTGGATAACGCCGAATTCCGCGATAAGCTCGGCCGGGTCGCCGTCAACAAGCCCTCCAACTCCGATATCTACACCGGCGAGATGGCCGAGTTCGTGGACAACTTCTCGCGAGTGGGCATTCCAGGCTACCTTCCCCACTCCTTCTTCATCGCGGGAGGAGCGCTGGCCGTGGAGAACGCCCTCAAGGTGGCATTCGACTGGAAGGTGCAGAAAAACTTCGAGAAGGGCTACCGCGAGGAGCGGGGTTTCAAGGTGCTTCACCTTGACCAGGCCTTTCACGGGCGGTCGGGCTACACCCTCTCGCTCACCAACACCGACCCGCGCAAGACGCGCTACTTTCCCAAGTTCGACTGGCCGCGGATCGCCTCGCCCGCCATGGAATACCCCGAAACCCCCGAACGCGCCGCCTCCGCGGAAGAGCGGGAGCGCAGGGCTCTGGCCCAGGCGGAGCGCCACTTCGAACGCAACCCCGACCAGATCGCCTGCATCATACTGGAGCCCATCCAGGGCGAGGGAGGCGACCGTCACTTCCGGCCTGAGTTTCACCGGGCGCTGCGGGAGCTGGCCGACCGCCACGAGGCCCTGCTGGTTCACGATGAGGTGCAGACCGGCGTGGGACTTACCGGACGCTTCTGGGCCCACGAACACTACATCAAACCTGACATCCTGGCCTTCGGCAAGAAGGCCCAGGTATGCGGCATTCTGGCAGGAGAGCGCATCGACGAGGTGCCCGACAACTGTTTCAAGGTCTCCTCGCGCATCAACTCCACATGGGGAGGCAACCTGGTCGACATGGTGCGCTTCGGGCGCATCCTGCAGGTCATCGAGGAGGAGGAGCTGGTGCAGAACGCCGAACAGAAGGGACAATTCCTGCAAAAGGGTCTCCGGGAGCTGGCCTCGGAACACGAGGTGCTTTCCAACCCACGGGGCAAGGGACTGATGTGCGCGGTGGACCTGCCCGATGCGGCCACGCGCGATGCGGTGCGCAGGGCGTGTTTCGAGCGGCAGATGATGATCCTTGGCTGCGGCGAGCGCACCCTTCGCTTCCGTCCTCCGCTCACGGTGCAGCAGGAGCAGCTGACACGGGCCCTTGAAATCGTGGAGGCCTCCGTGAAGGCGGTGAAAGCATAACCCTCGAGGCGTCCTTCTAGCCGGCCTGCAGGCTGCGCCCGTCCATGATGTCGTGGAAGACCGAGCTGTAGCTTTCGGCCAGCTTATCCACCTTCAGGCCGGCCATGCCGCGCATCTCCAGCACGTCGCCCCCCACCGTGCCCAAAGTATGGCAGGGCACGCCCGCATCGGAAAAATGGGCGGTCACATCAGCGGCCTTCTCCACCTCGCAGGTAACCACCACGCCCGACTGCGCCTCGCTGAACAGGATCTCATGGTCGGTGCCGCCCAGGTCGTCGAGCTCCACGGTGGCGCCCAGGCCTGAAAAGATGGCCATCTCGGCCAGGGTCACCGCCAGTCCCCCGTCGGAGAGGTCGTGGGCGGCGTTGAGCAATCCCTCGTGGATGGCTTCCAGCAGGGCGTCCTGCAGCATCTTCTCAAAATCCAGGTCGAGCACGGGAGCATCGCCGGCGGTCAGACCGTGGATGGCGTGCAGGTACTCGCTGCCTCCCAGGCCCCTGCGCTCCGCCCCGATGTAGAGCACAGCATCGCCCTCCCCCTTGAAGGCGGGGGTGGTGGTATGCTTTTCAAGATCCTCCACCAGTCCCAGCATGCCGATGACCGGCGTGGGGAATACGGCGTGTTTCGGGTTCTCGTTGTAGAAACTCACGTTGCCGCCGGTGACCGGGGTGTTAAAGGTGCGGCAGGCTTCGCTCATGCCGGCCAGCGCCTCCCGGAAGGTCCAGTAGACCTCCGGCTTGTAGGGATTGCCGAAGTTGAGGCAGTTGGTAATGGCCATGGGCCTGCCCCCGCTGCAAACCACGTTGCGGGCCGATTCGGCCACGGCGATGGCGCCCCCGCGGCGGGGATTCAGGTAGACGTAGCGCCCGTTGCAGTCGGTCTTGACCGCCAGGCCCTTGCGGGTGCCCTTCACACGAATCACTCCGGAGTTGCTGGGACCCGGACGATTGACCGTGTTGGTGCGCACCATGGTGTCGTACTGCTCGTGCACCCAGCTCTTGTCGGCGATGTTGGGTGAGGCCAGCAGGCGCAGCAGGGTCTGGCCGTGGTCGGAGGGATGGTCCAGGCTGCCCGGATCAAAGTTCATGGTATCGTCGAGGTAGGCGGGCCGTTCGGCCTCGCGCACATATTGTGGCGCGCCGCCGCCCAGCACCAGGCTGTCGGCGGGAATTTCGGCCTTCACCTCCCCGTCCTTCAGGTAGGTCACCTTGTCGCCGTCGGTCACCTCGCCGATGACCACCGCATTGAGGTCCCACTTTTCGTAGATGTCGATAATCTCCTGCTCGCGGCCCTTCTCGGCCACCACCAGCATGCGCTCCTGGCTTTCGGAGAGAAGGAGCTCGTAGGCCGTCAT includes the following:
- a CDS encoding sodium:solute symporter family protein, giving the protein MHWIDLSIFILYMIGMLGFGYFFLHRNKGADDYYVGGRNMSSLHVGLSVVATDVGGGFSIGLGGLGFTLGLSGSWMLFTGLLGAWMAAVLLIPKVKGNPAFDKALTFPQVFEHYFNARVALVAGIISAVGYAGFTSSQILAGAKLANGTFANLDLQTALIIMGSVAVIYTVMGGLKAVIYTDTIQWGLLMVGLVFIGIPISYSAVGGWEAIQAAVDPSMLSLGNMTWQRVVYWGATIIPIWFVGMTLYQRIYACRDEKTAKRAWYMAGLFEWPVMAFMGVSLGLFAKVGAAQGMFDYLGAANIAETDPETGLPMLLRTVLPVGLMGIMMSAYFSAILSTADSCLMAASGNVVTDIIGFFRDVDPDSTSFLRFSQVTTLVLGVAALLIASAMESVLNLMLYSYAFMVSGLFVPILGALYWPKSSPAGAIAAMVMGGGTTVCLQVFLQQLPLGLDANVFGIAVSAIVFVSVSLLFPGRRS
- a CDS encoding GNAT family N-acetyltransferase, with product MIDLHIINSEESGEVPFTRDQIADFLYEHLDEFGDAREHILASIAYAYGEENGQDGFVLVASDGKQLVGAVVINDTNMGGYIPEHILVYIATHGDYRGQGVGSRMMERILERTEGDVALHVEHDNPARHLYEKYDFTNKYLEYRHSK
- a CDS encoding polymer-forming cytoskeletal protein, giving the protein MKEDCTYFDKHTSFKGSISSPDEVVVEGHVRGEVEAARKVTILSGAEVRGPIRTAKILLQEGAYHLGALSLSDRPDAISLSDIERLRPARYATSPPPTQAGRSGDTGPGNGRSPEKDDGRPEKRNQQLPESRTEGKEEAVPAGFPGDPDQMERLW
- the rocD gene encoding ornithine--oxo-acid transaminase, which codes for MITSQEATQLEDKYGAHNYHPLPVVLSRGEGVHVWDPEGNRYYDFLSAYSAVNQGHGHPRVVQALTEQAGQLSLTSRAFYNDRLGAYEKYMSDYFGYDKLLPMNTGAEGVETAIKLCRKWAYQKKGIPEGKAKIIVADGNFHGRTVTIISFSNDPLARDEFGPYTPGFESIPYNDLDALEEALKDDHVAGFMVEPIQGEAGVVVPDEGYLKGAEELCREHNVLLIADEIQTGLARTGKRLCVDHEDVRPDMIILGKALSGGAYPVSAVMADNEIMNCIKPGEHGSTYGGNPLACAVAIAALDVLRDENLAENAEKLGKIFRSEMQKLVDDIDLLKLVRGKGLLNAVVINDSPDSDTAWNICVQLKENGMLAKPTHGNIIRFAPPLVMTEEQLHDCVSIIEKTFREYGG
- a CDS encoding alanine/ornithine racemase family PLP-dependent enzyme; the protein is MAYLKLYRDKLRHNYRFLDELFKENDIKWGITTKLLCGNEASLREVAELGIGEMHDSRVSNLRRIKEIDPEVMTIYIKPPPRDTVEEVVRYADASLNTELATLHALSEEAQRQDTVHKVIIMIEMGDLREGVIRDNLIDFYEKVFELPAIEVIGIGTNLNCMYGVMPDEDKLIQLSLYKQIIELRFNKSIPLVSGGTSVTIPLLLRNQLPSGINHFRVGESLFFGRDLYTGGTIEGMEAGVMELYTQIIEIADKPKMPSGELGANPQGQTHQVDEDKLGETSYRAILDIGYLDINPEYLINVHEDVTIADASSDMLILDVGDNQAGYQVGDFIRFRMKYMGALGIMNSDYIDKKIE
- the purL gene encoding phosphoribosylformylglycinamidine synthase subunit PurL yields the protein MSDVSRAEPEVNLELAKEHGLSEEEFDKIREFLGRTPTFTELGVYSVMWSEHCSYKNSILEIKKLPNEGPQLLVGAGEENAGLVDIGDGLGCAFKVESHNHPSAIEPYQGAATGVGGIHRDIFTMGARPIASLNSLRFGSLEEPRVRFLLDGVVRGIADYGNSFGVPVVGGEIYFDERYEGNPLVNAMSVGIVKEGETVSAVARGAGNPVIIVGSSTGRDGIHGATFASEEIDEDSEDRRPSVQVGDPFTEKLLLEASLEAIKNGGVVGMQDMGAAGISCSSSEMSAKGKCGMRLDLDKVPAREDGMTAYELLLSESQERMLVVAEKGREQEIIDIYEKWDLNAVVIGEVTDGDKVTYLKDGEVKAEIPADSLVLGGGAPQYVREAERPAYLDDTMNFDPGSLDHPSDHGQTLLRLLASPNIADKSWVHEQYDTMVRTNTVNRPGPSNSGVIRVKGTRKGLAVKTDCNGRYVYLNPRRGGAIAVAESARNVVCSGGRPMAITNCLNFGNPYKPEVYWTFREALAGMSEACRTFNTPVTGGNVSFYNENPKHAVFPTPVIGMLGLVEDLEKHTTTPAFKGEGDAVLYIGAERRGLGGSEYLHAIHGLTAGDAPVLDLDFEKMLQDALLEAIHEGLLNAAHDLSDGGLAVTLAEMAIFSGLGATVELDDLGGTDHEILFSEAQSGVVVTCEVEKAADVTAHFSDAGVPCHTLGTVGGDVLEMRGMAGLKVDKLAESYSSVFHDIMDGRSLQAG
- the lat gene encoding L-lysine 6-transaminase produces the protein MSADELIHPRNVHEILNRHILTDGYDIVLDLQKSKGMMLHDARSGKEYLDLFTFFASNPLGMNHPALDNAEFRDKLGRVAVNKPSNSDIYTGEMAEFVDNFSRVGIPGYLPHSFFIAGGALAVENALKVAFDWKVQKNFEKGYREERGFKVLHLDQAFHGRSGYTLSLTNTDPRKTRYFPKFDWPRIASPAMEYPETPERAASAEERERRALAQAERHFERNPDQIACIILEPIQGEGGDRHFRPEFHRALRELADRHEALLVHDEVQTGVGLTGRFWAHEHYIKPDILAFGKKAQVCGILAGERIDEVPDNCFKVSSRINSTWGGNLVDMVRFGRILQVIEEEELVQNAEQKGQFLQKGLRELASEHEVLSNPRGKGLMCAVDLPDAATRDAVRRACFERQMMILGCGERTLRFRPPLTVQQEQLTRALEIVEASVKAVKA
- a CDS encoding peptidoglycan DD-metalloendopeptidase family protein is translated as MSEQDLRERAFHRVMKMPGDAPVLDLGQRRNISFIRELPWAIGRYNEKRRNMYLAPQYEGRRNIHMGIDLWTRAGAPVYAFGRGEIAYLADHDQQGNYGPTIVTRHRVEDAPLWALHGHLSRGSLERWKPGDDVGRGALLARLGTEEENGGWVPHLHFQISREDPGEADMPGVVAEEEISEALRRYPDPRIILGEIY
- a CDS encoding mobile mystery protein A, which codes for MDYWDKKLIREQLDQKLKKLKPLLQLPVPERGWIKTIRESLGMSTYDLADRADLDQSRISRIESAEARREIKISTLEKIADALGVTFVYGFVPKSTLEDLVREQARKIALKRMNRTDHSMKLEEQGLGDDELERALKDHIDQILVEEPATFWSE
- a CDS encoding ParM/StbA family protein, producing MVDISSFPSVFESTRAQLNGVSNTLLDGLKIEYQEESYMVGNLALKEGLSPHRLINCAPGELDFEVMLRAALLVAQSKAGSNFSFTMGFPFEMFQLHKDSAKQKLTRSYDISYDSSTFKRGDGMGRQVVTVNVDNVYVIPEVAGGIIALRHGPVAEKNNFFILSLGYGSMEGVLSTPNGIIRRTATSARGLRYAINMMKEELQKNHYLGFKTEHQLNNAFQNGRININKRMVDLTALRQRVLKSYYENIVRPAVANAFEDSDFEDCSKMYIVGGGAYFNELTSQISSQFEGILNVQITDEPEKMAVNGYCINTSRQIDQGVPIGIDMGNANTLVCAMNQQP